A region from the Bubalus kerabau isolate K-KA32 ecotype Philippines breed swamp buffalo chromosome 23, PCC_UOA_SB_1v2, whole genome shotgun sequence genome encodes:
- the AQP8 gene encoding aquaporin-8, producing the protein MFTEAAVSMCDLESGSVKVKEPSNRGRSHGCWYERLVQPCLVELLGSALFIFIGCLSVIENGPDTGRLQPALAHGLALGLVIATLGNISGGHFNPAVSLAAMLVGGLKLTMLFPYWISQLCGGLIGAALAKAVSPEDRFWNATGAAFVTVQEPEQVAGAVVVEVILTTVLALTVCMGAINEKTLGPLAPFCIGFSVTVDILAGGAVSGACMNPARAFGPAMVANHWDYHWIYWLGPLLASLLVGVLIRFFIGDAKIRLILKGR; encoded by the exons ATGTTTACAGAG GCAGCTGTATCCATGTGTGACCTGGAGTCGGGCAGCGTCAAGGTGAAGGAGCCCAGCAACAGGGGCCGGTCGCATGGGTGCTGGTACGAGCGGTTGGTGCAGCCCTGCCTGGTGGAACTGCTGGGCTCTGCTCTGTTCATCTTCATCGGCTGCCTGTCGGTCATCGAGAATGGGCCGGACACCGGGCGGCTGCAGCCAGCGCTGGCCCACGGGCTGGCCCTGGGGCTGGTCATTGCCACGCTGGGGAATATCAG CGGTGGACACTTCAATCCTGCAGTGTCCCTGGCAGCCATGCTGGTTGGAGGCCTCAAGCTGACGATGCTGTTTCCCTACTGGATCTCCCAGCTGTGTGGGGGGCTGATCGGGGCCGCTTTGGCTAAG GCGGTGAGTCCCGAGGACAGGTTCTGGAATGCGACCGGGGCGGCCTTTGTGACAGTCCAGGAGCCGGAGCAGGTGGCCGGGGCAGTGGTGGTGGAGGTCATCCTGACGACGGTGCTGGCGCTGACCGTGTGCATGGGCGCCATCAACGAGAAGACGCTAGGTCCTCTGGCCCCATTCTGCATCGGCTTCTCTGTCACCGTGGACATCCTGGCAGG GGGTGCTGTGTCTGGAGCGTGCATGAATCCTGCCCGGGCCTTTGGACCTGCCATGGTGGCCAACCACTGGGACTACCACTGGATCTACTGGCTGGGGCCCCTCCTGGCCAGCCTGCTTGTAGGAGTGCTCATCAG GTTCTTCATTGGAGATGCGAAAATTCGTCTAATCCTAAAGGGACGGTGA